A genome region from Chengkuizengella sp. SCS-71B includes the following:
- a CDS encoding alpha/beta hydrolase family protein: MSIPFQIRMEENRLLRGNVYVSKNPSKGTLIVCHGFKGFKDWGMFSYIGKALADNLDVVTFNFSYNGVGENLLDFTELDKFAQNTYARELEDLDIIVDAVQNSKLPIEVNSSFLYLLGHSRGAGVCLIYSFDHPEAVQAVVSWNGITNVDLFTREQKEEMKQTGSSFVYNARTKQQMPLNVEILDDMEENKDKYNILERAKSSRTPIVLIQGTKDHDRLIKGSQQLVQNNPDIKWIHILEGNHTFNAVHPFQGTTKPLEQAILETKKFINDIID; the protein is encoded by the coding sequence AGGTTATTAAGAGGGAATGTTTATGTCTCCAAAAATCCTTCAAAGGGGACTCTCATTGTTTGCCATGGTTTTAAAGGTTTTAAAGATTGGGGCATGTTTTCTTATATTGGAAAAGCATTAGCAGATAATCTGGATGTAGTTACATTCAATTTCTCCTACAATGGAGTTGGTGAGAATCTACTTGATTTTACGGAATTAGATAAATTTGCACAAAATACATATGCAAGAGAATTAGAGGATCTAGACATAATAGTGGATGCTGTTCAAAATAGTAAGCTCCCTATAGAGGTGAATTCATCTTTTCTTTATTTATTAGGTCACAGTAGAGGAGCGGGAGTATGTTTGATATATAGCTTTGATCATCCTGAAGCAGTTCAAGCAGTAGTCAGCTGGAATGGAATTACAAACGTAGATTTATTCACCAGAGAGCAGAAAGAGGAAATGAAACAAACAGGAAGTTCTTTTGTTTATAATGCGCGCACGAAGCAGCAAATGCCTTTAAATGTAGAAATACTGGATGACATGGAAGAGAATAAAGATAAGTATAATATTCTTGAAAGAGCGAAATCTTCGAGAACTCCTATTGTTCTTATTCAAGGTACAAAGGATCATGATCGATTAATTAAAGGGTCTCAACAATTGGTCCAAAATAATCCTGATATCAAGTGGATTCATATTTTAGAAGGGAATCATACATTTAATGCTGTTCATCCTTTTCAAGGAACAACTAAACCATTGGAGCAAGCTATTTTAGAAACAAAAAAATTTATTAATGACATCATAGATTAG